From the Candidatus Nomurabacteria bacterium genome, one window contains:
- a CDS encoding MgtC/SapB family protein gives MEQIFTAENIFFIERLGFAMLLGMAIGAERIIAHKTAGMRTYSLVAMGSALFVIISEMIIDMHPGLDNNPAQIPSLVISGVGFLGTGLMIWKDSKLFGLTTATSIWVAAGIGIACGFGFFELAVLATILTLFIFVVLWFLENRLRHSSLVQHSDPEDFNI, from the coding sequence ATGGAACAAATATTTACAGCAGAAAATATATTTTTTATTGAAAGACTTGGCTTTGCGATGCTCTTGGGTATGGCGATAGGTGCGGAGCGCATAATAGCTCACAAAACTGCCGGCATGCGAACGTACTCACTTGTTGCTATGGGTTCTGCATTATTTGTAATTATCTCTGAGATGATAATAGACATGCACCCAGGGCTCGACAACAACCCTGCACAGATTCCATCGCTTGTTATCAGTGGTGTCGGATTCTTGGGAACAGGTCTTATGATTTGGAAAGATTCAAAGCTTTTTGGTCTTACTACGGCCACAAGTATATGGGTTGCAGCAGGTATTGGTATTGCGTGTGGATTCGGATTCTTCGAACTTGCAGTCCTTGCAACCATACTCACACTTTTTATATTCGTAGTTTTGTGGTTTTTGGAAAACAGACTACGCCATTCATCTTTGGTGCAGCACAGTGATCCCGAAGATTTTAATATCTAG